Proteins found in one Cervus canadensis isolate Bull #8, Minnesota chromosome 24, ASM1932006v1, whole genome shotgun sequence genomic segment:
- the LOC122426198 gene encoding high mobility group protein B1-like isoform X2, giving the protein MSAKEKGKFEDMAKVDKVHYEREMKTYIPPKGETKKKFKDSNAPKRPPSAFFLVCSEYRPKIKGEHPGLSIGDVAERLGEMWNNTAADDKQPYEKKAAKLKEKKLGQGVVK; this is encoded by the coding sequence ATGTCtgctaaagagaaaggaaaatttgaaGACATGGCAAAGGTGGACAAGGTCCattatgaaagagaaatgaaaacttatatccctcctaaaggagaaacaaaaaagaagttcAAGGATTCCAATGCACCCAAGAGGCCTCCTTCGGCCTTTTTCTTGGTTTGTTCTGAGTATCGTCCAAAAATCAAAGGTGAACATCCTGGCCTGTCCATTGGTGATGTTGCAGAGAGACTGGGAGAGATGTGGAATAACACTGCTGCCGATGACAAGCAGCCTTATGAGAAGAAGGCTGCTAAGCTGaaggaaaa
- the LOC122426198 gene encoding high mobility group protein B1-like isoform X1: protein MGEADPKKPIGKISYAFFVQTCREKHKKKHLDASVNFSEFSKKCSERWKSMSAKEKGKFEDMAKVDKVHYEREMKTYIPPKGETKKKFKDSNAPKRPPSAFFLVCSEYRPKIKGEHPGLSIGDVAERLGEMWNNTAADDKQPYEKKAAKLKEKYEKDTAAYRAKGKPDAAKREFK, encoded by the coding sequence atgGGCGAAGCAGATCCTAAGAAGCCGATAGGCAAAATATCATATGCATTCTTTGTGCAAACTTGCCGGGAGAAGCACAAGAAGAAGCACCTGGATGCTTCAGTCAACTTCTCAGAATTTTCTAAGAAGTGCTCAGAGAGGTGGAAGAGCATGTCtgctaaagagaaaggaaaatttgaaGACATGGCAAAGGTGGACAAGGTCCattatgaaagagaaatgaaaacttatatccctcctaaaggagaaacaaaaaagaagttcAAGGATTCCAATGCACCCAAGAGGCCTCCTTCGGCCTTTTTCTTGGTTTGTTCTGAGTATCGTCCAAAAATCAAAGGTGAACATCCTGGCCTGTCCATTGGTGATGTTGCAGAGAGACTGGGAGAGATGTGGAATAACACTGCTGCCGATGACAAGCAGCCTTATGAGAAGAAGGCTGCTAAGCTGaaggaaaagtatgaaaaggataCTGCTGCATACCGAGCTAAAGGGAAGCCTGATGCAGCAAAAAGGGAGTT